One window from the genome of Rufibacter tibetensis encodes:
- a CDS encoding DUF4136 domain-containing protein codes for MKKHIMPLMGLLFLLLVSACSPVRVLNTEAAQGFNLNQYKTFGFMDADSISQDIPAEHIAFLQREVANQLQKRGLTLANSNADLLVNLGVVVQEKTQTRQTDIRSDPPNYVGQRRYTWRTREVEVGKYKEGTISVHLVDRAQNALVWSSEAEAVVPKKNEKVQERIAEGVEKLFSSIPASNTMTN; via the coding sequence ATGAAGAAGCATATAATGCCTTTAATGGGGTTACTATTTTTATTGCTGGTTTCAGCGTGTTCCCCGGTTCGGGTTCTAAATACAGAAGCAGCCCAAGGGTTCAATCTTAACCAGTATAAGACCTTCGGTTTTATGGATGCAGATTCCATAAGCCAGGATATTCCAGCAGAGCACATTGCCTTTCTGCAGCGGGAAGTAGCAAACCAATTACAGAAAAGAGGTTTAACGTTGGCAAACTCTAATGCAGACCTTTTAGTGAACTTGGGTGTAGTGGTTCAGGAGAAAACCCAAACCCGTCAAACGGACATCAGGTCTGATCCACCCAATTACGTTGGACAAAGAAGGTATACCTGGCGCACCAGGGAGGTAGAAGTTGGAAAGTACAAAGAAGGTACTATCTCAGTCCATTTGGTAGATCGGGCACAAAACGCCTTGGTGTGGAGCAGTGAAGCCGAAGCAGTTGTTCCTAAGAAGAATGAGAAGGTACAGGAGCGTATTGCAGAAGGAGTAGAGAAGCTTTTCAGTTCTATTCCAGCCAGCAATACCATGACTAACTAG
- the gyrA gene encoding DNA gyrase subunit A, which yields MAENERIIPINIEDEMRGAYIDYSMSVIISRALPDVRDGLKPVHRRVLYGMSELGVSYNKAYKKSARIVGEVLGKYHPHGDSSVYDTMVRMAQPWSLRYPLVDGQGNFGSIDGDSPAAMRYTEARLKRIADELLADLEKNTVDFVPNFDDSLKEPSVFPAKFPNLLVNGTSGIAVGMATNMAPHNLTEVVNGTIAYIDDPEISIADLMKYITAPDFPTGGIIFGYDGVKNAMETGRGRVIVRAKAVIETNKNGKDQIIVTEIPYMVNKAAMIEKTAALINDKKIEGISDLRDESDREGLRIVYDLKRDAVANVVLNNLFKYTQLQSSFGVNNVALVGGRPMTLNVKDLIKHFVEHRHEVVIRRTEYELEEARKRAHILEGLLIALDNLDEVINLIRASRDPEVARTGLIERFQLSDIQARAILEMRLQRLTGLERDKIEKEYNELKQLIDYLISVLADEGLRMEIIKQELVDIRERYGDERRTAIEMVSSDISLEDMIPDENMVITISHEGYVKRTPLTEYRSQSRGGVGSRGAATSKQDDFTEHLFIASTHNYLLIFTESGKVFWLKVYEVPEGGKTTKGRAIQNLINIEKEDKVRAVINVSGLKNPDYVLNNYLVFCTEQGTIKKTPLEAYSRPRQAGIQAITINEGDRLLDVQLTNGANDIIIALRSGRAVRFPEEKVRTMGRTAAGVRGITLAGEDDKVVGMVCVQNPETNLMVVSEKGFGKRSSLEEYRITNRGGKGVKTLNVTEKTGHLVAIMGVIDSDDLMIINRSGITIRLRVADLRIIGRVSQGVRLIRLNEGDEISSVAKIEVEDKAEVTLSEADLPASEVPLDEALNPEDMIDPITEDDLDEEEEELDDDVIDPDTSSDLLDSDTISEN from the coding sequence ATGGCAGAAAACGAGCGGATAATTCCCATAAACATTGAAGATGAAATGCGTGGGGCGTACATTGACTACTCAATGTCCGTAATCATTTCGCGCGCCCTTCCGGATGTGCGTGATGGTTTAAAACCTGTGCACCGCCGCGTGTTGTATGGGATGTCTGAGTTAGGGGTTTCCTATAACAAAGCATATAAAAAATCAGCCAGGATTGTAGGGGAAGTTCTAGGGAAGTACCACCCACATGGTGACTCTTCTGTATACGACACCATGGTGCGGATGGCGCAGCCCTGGTCACTTCGTTACCCATTGGTTGATGGACAAGGGAACTTCGGTTCCATTGATGGTGACTCACCAGCTGCTATGCGTTACACAGAGGCCCGCCTGAAGCGGATCGCTGATGAACTGCTGGCTGACCTGGAGAAAAATACAGTTGACTTCGTTCCTAACTTTGACGACTCTCTTAAAGAGCCTAGCGTTTTCCCGGCTAAATTCCCAAATCTGCTGGTAAACGGAACTTCTGGTATTGCCGTTGGTATGGCCACCAACATGGCGCCTCACAATCTAACAGAGGTAGTGAACGGCACCATTGCCTACATTGATGACCCGGAGATTTCTATTGCTGACCTGATGAAGTACATCACTGCCCCGGATTTTCCTACTGGTGGTATCATCTTCGGGTATGATGGGGTTAAAAATGCGATGGAAACGGGTCGTGGACGCGTGATTGTTAGGGCCAAAGCGGTCATTGAGACTAATAAGAATGGCAAGGACCAGATCATCGTCACTGAAATTCCCTACATGGTGAACAAGGCGGCTATGATTGAGAAAACCGCTGCGCTCATTAATGACAAGAAAATTGAAGGTATCTCTGATTTGCGTGATGAGTCTGACCGTGAAGGTTTGCGCATTGTGTATGATCTGAAACGTGATGCCGTAGCAAACGTGGTCTTGAACAACCTGTTCAAATACACGCAGCTGCAGTCTTCCTTTGGGGTAAACAACGTGGCTCTGGTGGGCGGTCGCCCGATGACCTTGAACGTGAAGGACCTTATCAAGCACTTCGTGGAGCACCGTCATGAGGTGGTGATCCGGAGAACAGAGTATGAACTGGAAGAAGCCCGCAAGCGTGCCCACATCTTAGAAGGTTTATTAATTGCCCTTGATAACCTGGATGAAGTAATCAACCTGATTCGTGCTTCCCGCGACCCGGAAGTAGCCCGTACTGGTTTGATTGAACGTTTCCAGTTATCTGACATTCAGGCCCGCGCCATTCTGGAGATGCGTCTTCAGCGTTTAACAGGTCTTGAGCGTGACAAAATAGAAAAAGAATACAATGAGCTGAAACAGCTGATTGATTACCTGATCAGTGTGTTAGCCGATGAAGGCCTGCGCATGGAAATCATTAAGCAGGAACTGGTAGACATCAGAGAGCGCTACGGAGACGAACGTCGCACCGCTATTGAAATGGTGTCCAGCGACATTTCCCTGGAAGACATGATACCAGATGAGAACATGGTGATTACCATTTCTCATGAAGGTTACGTGAAAAGAACACCGCTTACGGAATACAGAAGCCAGAGCAGGGGCGGGGTTGGGTCAAGAGGAGCGGCTACCTCTAAACAAGACGACTTCACGGAGCATTTGTTTATTGCCAGCACCCACAACTACCTGCTAATTTTCACCGAGTCTGGTAAAGTTTTCTGGCTGAAAGTGTACGAAGTACCGGAAGGCGGAAAAACTACCAAAGGTCGTGCTATCCAGAACCTCATTAACATTGAAAAAGAAGATAAGGTACGGGCGGTAATCAACGTATCGGGCCTTAAGAACCCTGACTACGTGCTGAACAACTACTTAGTGTTCTGTACCGAGCAAGGAACTATCAAGAAAACTCCTCTGGAGGCGTATTCAAGACCAAGACAAGCTGGTATTCAAGCCATCACCATCAACGAAGGTGACCGCTTACTTGATGTACAGCTAACCAACGGTGCTAATGACATCATCATTGCCCTGCGTTCTGGCCGTGCTGTTCGTTTCCCTGAGGAAAAAGTACGTACCATGGGTCGTACTGCTGCTGGGGTACGCGGAATTACGCTGGCCGGGGAAGATGATAAAGTAGTTGGTATGGTTTGTGTACAAAACCCAGAAACCAATTTGATGGTCGTTTCTGAAAAAGGCTTCGGAAAACGTTCTTCTCTGGAGGAGTACCGGATTACAAACAGGGGCGGAAAAGGAGTGAAGACCCTGAACGTAACCGAGAAAACTGGGCACCTAGTAGCCATCATGGGGGTGATTGACTCTGATGATCTCATGATCATCAACAGATCAGGTATCACTATCAGGTTACGAGTGGCCGATTTAAGAATTATAGGAAGGGTGTCTCAGGGTGTGAGATTGATCAGACTGAACGAAGGAGATGAAATTTCATCAGTTGCCAAAATTGAAGTAGAAGACAAAGCAGAAGTCACGCTGAGTGAGGCTGATTTGCCTGCCTCTGAAGTGCCGCTAGATGAAGCATTGAATCCTGAGGACATGATTGATCCGATCACCGAAGATGATCTGGACGAGGAGGAAGAAGAACTGGATGATGATGTGATTGATCCTGATACATCTTCAGACCTTTTAGATTCGGATACCATAAGTGAGAACTAA
- a CDS encoding tetratricopeptide repeat protein, with amino-acid sequence MRKFLLTAAAAVSMQVAFAQTSAITNAIMYQQKGTLDKAKEEIDKAVVHEKTANNAKAWYYKGVIYQDLSAHPIYGKVMDPAEASKQAYEAFSKVPALETKKKEFTDEANKRKEVLVNNMYAYALNAGVEHYNNKKFADAQKAYLQAITYRPEDTTAYIYAAYAAAGAEDYASAKQLYSQLVDKNLASPAVYGQLLYIANNVEKNDKEALAVLEKARAKYPNDKNFMLQELDLYLKSGREKESIEKLDAAIKADPNNANLLTVRGNIMERVNKPEEALASYKKAAEIDPNNFDAQYNLGVFYFNKGANLNNKANKMSLAEYQKSGKAVQAEAKKYFAQAMPYFEGALKVQPKDRTTVQSLLKVYTALDKTADAKRMDALLQTL; translated from the coding sequence ATGAGAAAGTTTCTTTTAACAGCAGCAGCGGCAGTTTCCATGCAAGTGGCTTTTGCTCAGACTTCTGCCATCACCAATGCCATTATGTACCAGCAAAAAGGTACTTTGGACAAGGCAAAAGAAGAAATTGATAAAGCCGTAGTACACGAGAAAACTGCCAACAATGCGAAAGCCTGGTACTATAAAGGTGTAATCTACCAAGATCTGTCCGCTCACCCTATTTATGGTAAAGTGATGGATCCGGCTGAAGCGTCTAAACAAGCGTATGAAGCTTTTTCTAAAGTTCCAGCTTTGGAAACCAAGAAAAAAGAGTTCACTGATGAGGCGAACAAGCGCAAAGAGGTATTGGTAAACAACATGTATGCGTATGCCTTGAACGCTGGTGTGGAGCACTACAACAACAAAAAGTTTGCTGATGCTCAGAAAGCGTACTTACAGGCTATCACTTACCGTCCTGAAGACACTACCGCTTATATCTACGCAGCCTATGCTGCTGCCGGAGCGGAAGACTATGCGTCTGCTAAACAATTGTACTCACAATTGGTAGATAAAAATTTAGCTTCCCCAGCAGTATATGGTCAATTACTTTACATTGCTAACAACGTAGAGAAAAACGACAAAGAGGCTTTAGCTGTTCTTGAAAAAGCACGTGCTAAATACCCTAATGACAAGAACTTTATGTTGCAGGAATTAGACCTGTACCTGAAGTCTGGTCGTGAGAAGGAAAGCATTGAGAAATTAGACGCTGCTATCAAAGCAGATCCAAACAATGCCAACTTGCTTACTGTTCGCGGTAACATCATGGAGCGGGTTAACAAGCCAGAAGAGGCCTTGGCTTCTTACAAAAAAGCGGCTGAAATTGATCCTAATAACTTTGATGCTCAGTACAACCTTGGGGTATTCTACTTCAACAAAGGTGCTAACCTGAACAACAAAGCAAACAAGATGAGCTTAGCCGAATACCAGAAAAGCGGTAAGGCTGTTCAGGCCGAAGCCAAAAAGTACTTCGCACAGGCGATGCCTTACTTTGAAGGTGCTTTGAAAGTTCAGCCTAAAGACCGTACCACTGTTCAGTCACTCTTGAAAGTGTATACTGCTTTAGATAAAACTGCTGATGCAAAACGTATGGATGCTTTGCTTCAAACGCTATAA
- a CDS encoding M14 family metallopeptidase, protein MKKRIIAIACLSFGIAGLAGTKALAQTPEQVFRAAGTPHNPKVTVSWNRYYDYAGLTEICAQLAKAYPDLVKLETIGDSYQGKRIWALTISDFKTGDPLRKPAMYIDGNIHSNEIQGSEFALYTAWYLVENFQDNKFIQELLQQKTFYIIPTINPDARDNFMHSANTAHSPRSGMIPLDDDGDGLVDEDQPDDLNKDGHITFMRRKSPNGRYILDPQNPLRLIPAKPDQPGEYELLGYEGLDADGDGRVNEDPPGYYDPNRDWAWNWQPDYIQRGAYKYPFSIPENRAVKDFVLRHPNIAGAQSYHNNGGMILRGPGAEEDQNTYNQQDNQVYDLLGKYAEQVIPGYTYMVVYKDLYSAFGGELDWFHGARGIFTFSNELMSPYLQFDRKTATNPEREAEQYDFNKMLLFNDAFVEWVPFDHPTYGKIEIGGFKKNFPRAHPGFLLEEDAHRNMAFTVYQAYQLPRLEIREVQTKKLANGLTEITATVANTRIIPTHSSQDLKHKIERPDYISLRDSTVVAGMVLENADLNLGKEQKLNPARLEIPNIPGMGFIKVRWIVLANKPNLVVEVDSRKGGVLSKRF, encoded by the coding sequence ATGAAGAAAAGAATAATAGCAATAGCCTGCCTGTCCTTTGGAATAGCAGGTTTAGCCGGAACCAAGGCCTTGGCCCAAACCCCTGAGCAGGTATTCAGGGCAGCCGGCACGCCGCATAACCCTAAAGTAACCGTCAGTTGGAACCGTTACTATGACTATGCCGGTTTAACCGAGATATGTGCCCAGTTAGCCAAAGCCTACCCGGACCTGGTGAAGTTGGAAACCATTGGTGACTCTTACCAGGGAAAGCGCATTTGGGCTTTAACCATCTCTGATTTTAAGACGGGTGACCCGCTGCGCAAGCCGGCCATGTACATTGACGGAAACATTCACTCAAATGAAATACAAGGTTCTGAATTTGCTTTGTACACCGCCTGGTACCTGGTAGAAAACTTTCAGGACAACAAGTTCATTCAGGAACTGCTGCAGCAGAAAACCTTTTACATCATCCCTACCATAAATCCAGACGCCCGGGACAATTTCATGCACTCGGCCAACACTGCCCATTCCCCAAGATCGGGTATGATTCCGTTGGACGATGACGGAGATGGGTTGGTAGATGAAGACCAGCCGGATGATTTAAACAAGGACGGGCACATCACCTTCATGCGCCGCAAGTCACCCAATGGGCGATACATTCTTGATCCGCAAAACCCCTTGCGCCTGATCCCCGCCAAGCCAGATCAGCCCGGCGAATATGAGTTACTGGGGTATGAGGGCTTGGATGCCGATGGCGACGGAAGAGTGAATGAGGACCCGCCTGGCTACTATGACCCCAACCGAGACTGGGCCTGGAACTGGCAACCAGATTACATTCAGCGCGGAGCCTACAAATATCCATTTTCAATACCTGAAAACCGGGCGGTAAAAGACTTTGTGCTGCGCCACCCCAACATTGCCGGTGCCCAAAGCTACCACAATAATGGTGGCATGATTTTGCGCGGTCCAGGGGCAGAAGAAGACCAGAATACCTATAACCAGCAAGACAATCAGGTGTATGATTTGCTGGGTAAATATGCCGAGCAGGTAATTCCAGGGTATACGTACATGGTGGTGTACAAAGACTTGTATTCAGCGTTTGGAGGAGAGTTGGACTGGTTTCATGGGGCCAGGGGCATCTTTACTTTCTCTAATGAGTTAATGTCACCCTATCTTCAATTTGATAGAAAAACAGCCACCAACCCAGAGCGTGAAGCAGAGCAGTATGACTTCAATAAGATGCTTCTGTTTAATGATGCTTTTGTTGAATGGGTGCCATTTGACCACCCTACCTATGGCAAAATTGAAATTGGCGGGTTCAAAAAGAATTTTCCCCGGGCACATCCTGGGTTTCTGCTAGAGGAAGATGCACACCGCAACATGGCGTTCACCGTGTACCAGGCGTACCAACTTCCTCGGCTAGAAATCAGGGAGGTTCAAACTAAAAAGCTGGCCAACGGCTTAACAGAAATCACAGCTACAGTGGCCAACACCAGAATCATTCCTACTCACTCCAGCCAAGATTTAAAACATAAGATTGAGCGACCAGATTACATCTCACTCAGAGACTCAACTGTAGTGGCCGGTATGGTGTTGGAGAATGCAGACTTGAACCTGGGCAAAGAGCAAAAACTAAACCCTGCCAGATTGGAAATACCTAATATTCCAGGAATGGGCTTCATTAAAGTCCGCTGGATTGTACTGGCGAACAAGCCCAATCTGGTGGTGGAAGTAGACAGTAGAAAAGGAGGCGTTTTGAGCAAACGCTTTTAG
- a CDS encoding methylglyoxal synthase, protein MPTEKRIAIIAHDGKKAEMVAFVKDHSALFQNTKLVATGTTGQYVEQTGLKVKRLLSGPKGGDAQIASLVAEGKILAVLFFRDPLGKHPHEPDVQMLMRLCDLHNVPLATNPSAARLMVKGLEAEVANNKVTK, encoded by the coding sequence ATGCCAACAGAAAAGAGAATTGCGATTATAGCCCATGACGGAAAAAAAGCTGAAATGGTGGCCTTTGTGAAAGACCATTCTGCACTCTTCCAAAACACGAAACTTGTTGCTACCGGAACCACTGGACAATATGTAGAGCAAACTGGCCTAAAGGTGAAGAGGCTTTTATCTGGACCAAAAGGTGGTGATGCGCAAATAGCAAGTTTGGTGGCCGAGGGTAAAATTTTAGCTGTTCTTTTTTTCAGAGACCCCCTTGGCAAACATCCGCATGAACCAGATGTGCAGATGCTTATGCGTCTTTGTGACTTGCATAATGTACCCTTGGCTACTAACCCATCTGCGGCCAGATTAATGGTAAAAGGGCTGGAAGCGGAAGTGGCAAATAACAAAGTTACTAAGTAA